Sequence from the Brevundimonas sp. SGAir0440 genome:
CGTCAGCCTGGTCCAGGGCACGCTCCGGATCGTCATCGACGCCGACGCCGGCATCGCCGGCCGCCCGTCGTCGGCCCGGATCGTGCGGGTCGTGGGCGGGGACGCCCTGAACCGCTAGCCCTGGAAGCTGTCCTTGGCCGCCCGGCGCGCGGCGAACTGATCCGCATCCGTCGCGGTCAGGAACGGGTTGAACCGCTTCTCCACCCCCAGCGTCGTCGGCACGGTCGGCTCGCCCCGCGCGCGCGCCTCGAAGATCGCCTCGGCATGGGCGGCGGTCTCGGGCCGGTCATCCAGGCTCAGGGTGAAGCGCGCGTTGGACGCCGTATATTCGTGCGCGCACCAGATCACGGTCTGATCGGGCCAGGCCTTCAGCCGCTGCAGGCTTTCGAACATCTGCTCCGGCGTGCCTTCGAACAACCGGCCGCAGCCCAGGGCGAACAGGGTGTCGCCGGTAAAGGCCAGATCGTCCCCCGGCGCATGAAACACCACATGGCCCAGCGTATGGCCGGGCGTTTCGACGACCTCGAACCGCGTCTCGCCCACCATCACCACATCGCCGTCAGCGACCAAGCGGTCCAGCGGCGCGATCTTGCGCACCTCTTCCGGCCCGACGATTTCGCAGGCCCATTCGGCCTTCAGCCGCGCATTGCCGTCGGTGTGGTCGGGGTGCCAGTGGGTGTTCAGGATCAGGTCCAGCCGCCCCCAGCCCAGGCCTTCCAACGCCTCCAGAATCCGCGCCGCATCCGGCGTATCGACCGCCGCGACCACGCCGGTCGCCGCATCGCGGATCAGGAAGCCGTAGTTGTCGGCGCGGCAGGGAAACAGATGCACATCCAGGGTCATGCGCCCATCCTAGCAGCAGGGCCGCCGACAGGCCTATAGTGGGTCCATGCGGCGCAGCATCGACGAGCTTCGAACCTTCTACGGCGAGCCGACCGGGGCGCTGGCGCGACGGCTGGTGGCGCGACGGCTGGACGACGCCTGGGGCGAGGCGACCGATTGCGACGTGCTGGGCGTCGGTTACGCCACCCCTTGGCTGGACGCCTTCGTCGGCGCGCGGCGCGTCGTCGCGGCCATGCCGGGCGGACAAGGCGTCGAGCATTGGCCGACGGTCGGTCGCAACCGCACCCTGCTGGTGGACGACCGCCGCCTGCCCTTCCCCGCCGGATCGTTCGATCGCATCCTGCTGGTCCACGCGCTGGAAGAGGCCGACGACCCCGCCGCCCTGCTGCTGGAGGCGGTGCGCGCGCTTTCCCCCACCGGGCGGATCATCCTGGCGGCGGCGGCGCGCGGCGGCCTGTGGGCGCGGGCGGACAACACCCCCTTTGGTCACGGCCGACCCTTCACCCGGCGCCAGCTGGAACGACTGGTGCGCGATGTCGGGCTGGAGCCGATGGCCTGGTCGCAGACGCTTTATGTCCCACCCTGGGGGCCGATGCTGCCGCTGGCCGAAGGGTTCGAACAGGTCGGTCGCCGGGTCTTTCCCGGAACCGCAGGCCTGATCCTGCTGGAAGCCTCGCGCCACAGCTACGCCCGCATCCGCCCCAGCGGCCATGCCCAGCGCGTCGCCGCCCCCGCTCTGGCGCCCCAACCCG
This genomic interval carries:
- the gloB gene encoding hydroxyacylglutathione hydrolase → MTLDVHLFPCRADNYGFLIRDAATGVVAAVDTPDAARILEALEGLGWGRLDLILNTHWHPDHTDGNARLKAEWACEIVGPEEVRKIAPLDRLVADGDVVMVGETRFEVVETPGHTLGHVVFHAPGDDLAFTGDTLFALGCGRLFEGTPEQMFESLQRLKAWPDQTVIWCAHEYTASNARFTLSLDDRPETAAHAEAIFEARARGEPTVPTTLGVEKRFNPFLTATDADQFAARRAAKDSFQG
- a CDS encoding methyltransferase domain-containing protein, which produces MRRSIDELRTFYGEPTGALARRLVARRLDDAWGEATDCDVLGVGYATPWLDAFVGARRVVAAMPGGQGVEHWPTVGRNRTLLVDDRRLPFPAGSFDRILLVHALEEADDPAALLLEAVRALSPTGRIILAAAARGGLWARADNTPFGHGRPFTRRQLERLVRDVGLEPMAWSQTLYVPPWGPMLPLAEGFEQVGRRVFPGTAGLILLEASRHSYARIRPSGHAQRVAAPALAPQPAASVSSRGEHRD